A portion of the Streptomyces coeruleoprunus genome contains these proteins:
- a CDS encoding glycosyltransferase has translation MTSPLIRDADLRVAAPATAAVTVVVPTFNEADNVRELLGRIAGAFPGDVPFEVLFVDDSTDDTPDVVRAAAPAFPFPVRLIHRDEPAGGLGGAVVEGLRAAAADWVVVMDGDLQHPPELVPDLVAEGERTGADLVVASRYAKGGSRAGLAGGYRLLVSGASTLLSKALFPRRLGGVSDPMSGFFAVRRKAVEADGLQPLGYKILLELVVRCRPRTITSVAEVPFAFQERFAGTSKSTAREGLRFLQHLAGLRTGTALSRMVVFGLIGLTGFLPNLAALYVLTGAGLHYLPAEVLANQFGVTWNLLLTELLLFHRERAHRHWADRWARFALLANADLLLRIPLIALLVAGAGMAVLPATALALVATFVLRFAATQALIYVPRTRREGRDGS, from the coding sequence GTGACGAGCCCCCTGATCCGCGACGCGGACCTCCGCGTCGCAGCGCCCGCGACGGCCGCCGTGACCGTCGTCGTCCCCACCTTCAACGAGGCGGACAACGTCCGCGAACTGCTCGGCCGGATCGCGGGGGCGTTCCCCGGCGACGTCCCGTTCGAGGTGCTGTTCGTCGACGACTCCACCGACGACACCCCCGACGTGGTCCGCGCGGCCGCGCCCGCCTTCCCGTTCCCCGTACGGCTCATCCACCGCGACGAACCGGCCGGCGGGCTCGGCGGGGCCGTCGTCGAGGGACTGCGGGCGGCGGCCGCCGACTGGGTCGTCGTCATGGACGGCGACCTCCAGCACCCGCCCGAGCTGGTGCCCGACCTCGTCGCCGAGGGCGAACGGACCGGCGCCGACCTGGTCGTCGCCAGCCGCTACGCCAAGGGCGGCAGCCGCGCCGGACTGGCCGGCGGCTACCGGCTGCTGGTCTCCGGTGCCTCCACCCTGCTGTCGAAGGCGCTGTTCCCGCGCCGCCTGGGCGGCGTCAGCGACCCCATGAGCGGGTTCTTCGCGGTCCGCAGGAAGGCCGTCGAGGCGGACGGCCTCCAGCCCCTCGGCTACAAGATCCTGCTGGAGCTGGTCGTCCGCTGCCGTCCCCGCACCATCACGTCCGTCGCCGAGGTGCCCTTCGCGTTCCAGGAACGGTTCGCCGGCACCTCCAAGTCGACGGCGCGCGAGGGGCTCCGCTTCCTCCAGCACCTGGCGGGCCTGCGCACCGGCACGGCGCTGTCCCGGATGGTCGTCTTCGGGCTCATCGGCCTGACGGGCTTCCTGCCGAACCTGGCCGCGCTGTACGTGCTGACCGGCGCGGGCCTGCACTACCTGCCCGCCGAGGTGCTGGCCAACCAGTTCGGCGTCACCTGGAACCTCCTGCTGACCGAACTGCTGCTGTTCCACCGCGAGCGGGCGCACCGCCACTGGGCGGACCGCTGGGCCCGCTTCGCCCTGCTCGCCAACGCCGACCTGCTGCTGCGCATCCCGCTCATCGCCCTGCTGGTGGCCGGGGCGGGGATGGCGGTGCTGCCCGCCACGGCACTCGCCCTCGTCGCCACGTTCGTGCTGCGGTTCGCCGCGACCCAGGCCCTGATCTACGTACCGCGTACCCGCCGTGAAGGAAGGGACGGCTCATGA
- a CDS encoding ArnT family glycosyltransferase — translation MTSTLTPAAASRSGRRHRTGQQPVPLTPFPPAPRFRLRSSRPDQLLLLGLLLAIAVVQGVNIAGFPSFSDDEGTYLAQAWAIQQGQGLAHYEYWYDHPPLGWLQIALLTWAPALIAPESMTVGAMRSVMLLVTLVTAVLLYVLARRLALPRWTAALAVALFGLSPLSVELHREIFLDNIAVAWILAAFVLAASPSRHLWHHFAAGICAAVAVLSKETMLLALPAVLFTMWRHSHRDTRKFAVTGALTSCVLIGLLYPLFALLNNELLPGRGHVSLWDGVVYQLSRPGSGSIFTDGSGANKVLDSWLYYDRVLPLAGLAAALLLAATYRWSVTARATAGPAFVVVLLGSVAAFRSSGYLPDMYIIQALPFLALCLAAVAASVRGLLHRRLPRTAAIAAFTALALAGAAYTVPHWYEGGRTAMTDDPNARFRAAAAWLDPAAGHVTDPERRRVLVDDSLWLDLVHHGYRPGTGAIWFYKADLDPAVGRVLDDGWRDIDYVVSTPTVRRDAKDLPTVADALKNSTAVATFGEGEQRVEIRRTHGGGAR, via the coding sequence ATGACGTCCACCCTCACCCCGGCCGCCGCGTCCCGCAGCGGCCGCCGGCACCGCACCGGGCAGCAGCCCGTGCCGCTCACACCGTTCCCGCCCGCCCCGCGCTTCCGCCTCCGCTCCTCCCGCCCCGACCAGCTCCTGCTGCTCGGGCTGCTCCTGGCCATCGCCGTCGTCCAGGGCGTCAACATCGCCGGCTTCCCGTCGTTCAGCGACGACGAGGGCACCTACCTCGCCCAGGCCTGGGCGATCCAGCAGGGCCAGGGCCTCGCGCACTACGAGTACTGGTACGACCACCCGCCGCTCGGCTGGCTCCAGATAGCCCTGCTCACCTGGGCGCCCGCACTGATCGCCCCCGAGTCGATGACCGTCGGCGCGATGCGGTCGGTGATGCTGCTCGTCACCCTCGTCACGGCCGTCCTGCTGTACGTGCTGGCCCGGCGCCTCGCCCTGCCCAGGTGGACCGCCGCCCTCGCCGTCGCCCTGTTCGGGCTGTCGCCGCTCTCCGTCGAACTGCACCGCGAGATCTTCCTCGACAACATCGCCGTCGCCTGGATCCTCGCCGCGTTCGTGCTCGCCGCCTCGCCCAGCCGCCACCTCTGGCACCACTTTGCCGCCGGGATCTGCGCGGCCGTCGCCGTCCTGTCGAAGGAGACGATGCTGCTGGCGCTGCCCGCCGTCCTGTTCACCATGTGGCGCCACAGCCACCGCGACACCCGCAAGTTCGCGGTCACCGGAGCGCTCACCTCGTGCGTGCTGATCGGGCTCCTCTACCCGCTGTTCGCGCTGCTCAACAACGAACTCCTGCCCGGCAGGGGCCATGTGTCCCTCTGGGACGGCGTCGTCTACCAGCTGTCCAGGCCCGGCTCCGGCTCGATCTTCACCGACGGGTCCGGCGCCAACAAGGTCCTCGACTCCTGGCTGTACTACGACCGGGTCCTGCCCCTCGCCGGCCTCGCCGCCGCCCTGCTGCTCGCCGCCACCTACCGCTGGTCGGTGACCGCGCGGGCCACCGCGGGCCCGGCCTTCGTGGTCGTCCTGCTGGGCTCGGTCGCCGCCTTCCGCAGCTCCGGCTACCTGCCCGACATGTACATCATCCAGGCGCTGCCGTTCCTCGCGCTGTGCCTGGCCGCCGTCGCCGCGTCCGTCCGCGGCCTGCTGCACCGGCGGCTGCCCCGCACGGCCGCGATCGCCGCCTTCACGGCCCTGGCCCTCGCCGGCGCCGCGTACACCGTGCCGCACTGGTACGAGGGCGGGCGCACCGCCATGACCGACGACCCCAACGCCCGGTTCCGCGCGGCCGCCGCCTGGCTCGACCCGGCCGCCGGGCACGTCACCGACCCGGAGCGGCGCCGCGTCCTGGTCGACGACTCCCTCTGGCTGGACCTGGTGCACCACGGCTACCGGCCGGGCACGGGCGCCATCTGGTTCTACAAGGCCGACCTCGACCCGGCCGTCGGCAGAGTCCTCGACGACGGATGGCGGGACATCGACTACGTCGTCTCCACGCCCACCGTCCGCAGGGACGCCAAGGACCTGCCGACCGTGGCCGACGCGCTGAAGAACTCCACGGCCGTGGCCACGTTCGGCGAGGGCGAGCAGCGCGTGGAGATCCGCCGCACCCACGGCGGTGGCGCCCGGTGA
- a CDS encoding ABC transporter permease, with the protein MTAVTETTAGPAHAPVPRPRGGIVQSIGDSLVVARRNLIRMARIPEVVIFGLIQPIMFVVLFSYVFGGSMNIGGTTDPSVYRNFLMAGIFAQTVTFATAGAGAGIADDMHKGLIDRFRSLPMARGAVLTGRTLADLVQTALTVVVLTVVALLVGWRVHEGIPKALAAFALLLLLGYAFSWIGALIGLSVRTPEAATSGGLIWLFPVTFISNAFVDSGRMTPWLRHIAEWNPFSATVQACRELFGNPGVSQSDAWPMQHPVWASIIWSVIIIAVFRTLAVRKYRSAAS; encoded by the coding sequence GTGACCGCCGTCACCGAGACCACCGCCGGCCCCGCTCACGCCCCGGTCCCCCGGCCCCGCGGCGGCATCGTCCAGTCGATCGGCGACTCCCTCGTGGTCGCCCGCCGCAACCTGATCAGGATGGCCAGGATCCCCGAGGTGGTGATCTTCGGGCTCATCCAGCCGATCATGTTCGTGGTGCTGTTCAGCTATGTCTTCGGCGGCTCCATGAACATCGGCGGGACGACGGACCCGTCCGTCTACCGCAACTTCCTCATGGCCGGCATCTTCGCCCAGACCGTCACGTTCGCCACGGCCGGCGCGGGCGCGGGCATCGCCGACGACATGCACAAGGGCCTCATCGACCGGTTCCGGTCGCTGCCGATGGCCCGGGGCGCCGTGCTCACCGGCCGTACGCTCGCCGACCTCGTGCAGACCGCGCTCACCGTCGTCGTCCTGACGGTCGTGGCGCTGCTCGTCGGCTGGCGGGTGCACGAGGGCATCCCCAAGGCGCTGGCCGCCTTCGCGCTTCTGCTGCTCCTCGGCTACGCGTTCTCGTGGATCGGCGCCCTCATCGGCCTGTCCGTGCGGACGCCCGAGGCCGCCACGTCCGGCGGGCTGATCTGGCTCTTCCCGGTCACGTTCATCTCGAACGCGTTCGTGGACTCGGGCCGTATGACGCCCTGGCTGCGGCACATCGCCGAGTGGAACCCGTTCAGCGCGACCGTGCAGGCCTGCCGGGAGCTGTTCGGCAACCCCGGCGTCTCGCAGTCGGACGCCTGGCCCATGCAGCACCCCGTGTGGGCGTCGATCATCTGGTCGGTGATCATCATCGCGGTGTTCCGCACGCTGGCGGTCCGCAAGTACCGCTCCGCCGCGTCCTGA
- a CDS encoding thioredoxin domain-containing protein → MPNRLAHETSPYLLQHADNPVDWWPWSGEAFEEARRRGVPVLLSVGYSSCHWCHVMAHESFEDEATAAYLNEHFLSVKVDREERPDVDAVYMEAVQAATGQGGWPMTVFLTPDAEPFYFGTYFPPAPRHGMPSFQQVLEGVRAAWDDRRDEVDRVAATITRELAGRSLATVGSGVPGEPELAQALLGLTREYDDRYGGFGGAPKFPPSMVIEFLLRHHARTGSEGALQMAADTCERMARGGIYDQLGGGFARYSVDREWVVPHFEKMLYDNALLCRVYAHLWRATGSDLARRVALETADFMVRELRTNEGGFASALDADSDDGTGRHVEGAFYVWTPERLRDVLGEEDGAYAARYFGVTDEGTFEHGSSVLQLPQGAGVADAERVARIRQRLLAARDERPRPGRDDKIVAAWNGLAVAALAETGALFGRPDLVERATEAADLLVRLHMDDGARLSRTSKDGRTGANAGVLEDYGDVAEGFLALAAVTGEGVWLEFAGFLLDLVLDRFRGEGGELYDTAHDAEQLIRRPQDPTDNAAPSGWTAAAGALLSYAAHTGSDAHRSAAEGALGVVKALGPRAPRFIGWGLATAEALLDGPREIAVAGPRDDEATRALHRTALRSTAPGAVVAVGAPDSEEFPLLRDRILVDGRPTAYVCRHFVCDAPTTDASELSRKLSN, encoded by the coding sequence ATGCCGAACCGACTGGCGCACGAGACGTCCCCCTACCTCCTCCAGCACGCCGACAACCCGGTCGACTGGTGGCCCTGGTCCGGTGAGGCCTTCGAGGAGGCGCGGCGGCGTGGCGTGCCCGTGCTGCTGAGCGTCGGCTACAGCTCGTGCCACTGGTGTCACGTCATGGCGCACGAGTCCTTCGAGGACGAGGCCACCGCCGCGTACCTCAACGAACACTTCCTGTCCGTCAAGGTCGACCGCGAGGAGCGGCCCGACGTCGACGCCGTGTACATGGAGGCCGTGCAGGCCGCCACCGGGCAGGGCGGCTGGCCCATGACCGTGTTCCTCACGCCCGACGCCGAGCCCTTCTACTTCGGGACGTACTTCCCGCCCGCGCCCCGTCACGGCATGCCGTCCTTCCAGCAGGTCCTGGAGGGCGTGAGGGCCGCCTGGGACGACCGGCGCGACGAGGTCGACCGGGTCGCCGCCACCATCACCCGGGAACTCGCCGGCCGGTCCCTCGCGACCGTCGGCTCCGGCGTGCCCGGCGAGCCCGAGCTGGCCCAGGCGCTCCTCGGCCTCACCCGCGAGTACGACGACCGGTACGGCGGCTTCGGCGGCGCACCCAAGTTCCCGCCGTCCATGGTGATCGAGTTCCTGCTGCGCCACCACGCCCGCACCGGCTCCGAGGGCGCCCTGCAGATGGCCGCCGACACCTGCGAGCGCATGGCCCGCGGCGGCATCTACGACCAGCTCGGCGGCGGCTTCGCCCGCTACTCCGTCGACCGCGAGTGGGTCGTGCCGCACTTCGAGAAGATGCTGTACGACAACGCCCTGCTGTGCCGCGTCTACGCCCACCTGTGGCGCGCCACCGGCAGCGACCTCGCCCGCCGCGTCGCCCTGGAGACCGCCGACTTCATGGTGCGCGAACTGCGCACCAACGAGGGCGGGTTCGCCTCCGCGCTGGACGCCGACTCCGACGACGGGACCGGCAGGCACGTCGAGGGCGCCTTCTACGTGTGGACGCCCGAGCGGCTGCGGGACGTGCTCGGCGAGGAGGACGGCGCCTACGCCGCGCGGTACTTCGGCGTCACCGACGAGGGCACCTTCGAGCACGGCTCCTCCGTGCTCCAGCTCCCGCAGGGAGCCGGGGTCGCCGACGCCGAGCGCGTCGCCCGGATCCGGCAGCGGCTGCTTGCCGCCCGCGACGAACGGCCCCGCCCCGGCCGCGACGACAAGATCGTCGCCGCCTGGAACGGGCTCGCCGTCGCCGCGCTCGCCGAGACCGGCGCCCTGTTCGGCCGGCCCGACCTCGTCGAGCGCGCCACGGAGGCCGCCGACCTGCTCGTACGGCTCCACATGGACGACGGCGCCCGCCTCTCGCGCACCTCGAAGGACGGCCGTACCGGCGCCAACGCCGGGGTGCTGGAGGACTACGGCGACGTCGCCGAGGGCTTCCTCGCGCTGGCCGCCGTCACCGGCGAGGGCGTCTGGCTGGAGTTCGCCGGGTTCCTGCTGGACCTCGTCCTCGACCGGTTCCGCGGTGAGGGCGGCGAGCTGTACGACACCGCCCACGACGCCGAACAGCTCATCCGCCGCCCCCAGGACCCCACGGACAACGCCGCCCCCTCCGGCTGGACGGCCGCCGCCGGCGCCCTCCTGTCGTACGCCGCCCACACCGGATCCGACGCCCACCGCTCCGCCGCCGAGGGCGCGCTCGGCGTGGTCAAGGCGCTCGGGCCGCGCGCCCCGCGCTTCATCGGCTGGGGCCTGGCCACCGCCGAGGCGCTGCTCGACGGCCCCCGCGAGATCGCCGTCGCCGGCCCGCGTGACGACGAGGCCACCCGCGCACTCCACCGCACCGCGCTGCGGTCCACCGCGCCCGGCGCCGTCGTCGCCGTGGGCGCGCCCGACAGCGAGGAGTTCCCGCTGCTCAGGGACCGGATCCTGGTCGACGGACGGCCCACGGCGTACGTCTGCCGGCACTTCGTCTGCGACGCCCCTACCACGGACGCATCTGAACTATCCCGGAAACTGTCCAACTGA
- the mca gene encoding mycothiol conjugate amidase Mca translates to MTEQLRLMAVHAHPDDESSKGAATMAKYVSEGVDVLVVTCTGGERGSILNPKLQGDTYIEENIHEVRRKEMDEAREILGVQQEWLGFVDSGLPEGDPLPPLPQGCFALEDVDKAAGRLVQSIRTFRPQVITTYDENGGYPHPDHIMTHKITMVAFEGATDAEKYPESEYGPVWQPLKLYYNQGFNRPRTEALHQALLDRGLESPYGEWLKRWDEFERAARTLTTHVPCADFFETRDRALIAHRTQIDPDGGWFRVPMEIQKEVWPTEEYELAKSLVDTSLPEDDLFAGIRDNA, encoded by the coding sequence TTGACTGAGCAGCTGCGACTGATGGCCGTGCACGCCCACCCCGACGACGAGTCGAGCAAGGGCGCGGCGACGATGGCCAAGTATGTGTCCGAGGGGGTGGACGTGCTGGTCGTGACCTGCACGGGCGGCGAGCGCGGCTCCATCCTCAACCCGAAGCTCCAGGGCGACACGTACATCGAGGAGAACATCCACGAGGTGCGCCGCAAGGAGATGGACGAGGCCCGGGAGATCCTGGGCGTGCAGCAGGAGTGGCTCGGCTTCGTCGACTCCGGTCTGCCGGAGGGCGACCCGCTGCCCCCGCTGCCCCAGGGCTGCTTCGCCCTGGAGGACGTCGACAAGGCGGCCGGCCGCCTGGTCCAGTCCATCCGTACGTTCCGCCCGCAGGTGATCACCACCTACGACGAGAACGGCGGCTACCCGCACCCCGACCACATCATGACCCACAAGATCACGATGGTGGCCTTCGAGGGCGCGACCGACGCGGAGAAGTACCCCGAGTCCGAGTACGGCCCCGTGTGGCAGCCGCTCAAGCTCTACTACAACCAGGGCTTCAACCGCCCCCGCACCGAGGCCCTGCACCAGGCCCTCCTGGACCGCGGCCTGGAGTCCCCGTACGGGGAGTGGCTCAAGCGCTGGGACGAGTTCGAGCGCGCCGCGCGCACCCTGACCACGCACGTCCCGTGCGCCGACTTCTTCGAGACCCGCGACCGGGCGCTGATCGCGCACCGTACGCAGATCGACCCGGACGGTGGCTGGTTCCGCGTCCCGATGGAGATCCAGAAGGAGGTCTGGCCGACGGAGGAGTACGAGCTGGCGAAGTCGCTCGTGGACACCTCCCTCCCCGAGGACGACCTCTTCGCGGGCATCCGCGACAATGCCTGA
- a CDS encoding glycosyltransferase: MLLSLFIAAISLALFWMAAFTLWWQMHAWRTPETLAATRFAHPDGAQGLSFSLLLPARHEQLVLEHTIERLRESTHRDFEIIVIVGHDDPETAEVAERAAARDPGRVRVVVDTHETKNKPKALNTALPYCRGDIVGVFDAEDQVHPELLAHVDHAFTATGADVVQGGVQLINFHSSWYALRNCLEYFFWFRSRLHLHAAKGFIPLGGNTVFVRTDVLREAGGWDQNCLAEDCDLGVRLSSAGKKVVVAYDADMVTREETPGTLLALLKQRTRWNQGFLQVYRKRDWRRLPTLGQRMLARYTLMTPFMQAFTGVVIPVNVAIALFLDVPVGIAVISFLPALTALVTFVFEVVGLHDFGTQYGLRVRLVHYLKLIAGGPFYQVLLAGAAVRAVWREQRGRSDWELTSHVGAHLVREEATR, translated from the coding sequence GTGCTGTTATCGCTGTTCATCGCTGCCATTTCGCTGGCGCTGTTCTGGATGGCCGCGTTCACGCTCTGGTGGCAGATGCACGCCTGGCGCACGCCCGAGACGCTGGCCGCGACCCGCTTCGCGCATCCCGACGGCGCCCAGGGGCTGTCGTTCTCGCTGCTGCTGCCCGCCCGGCACGAACAGCTCGTGCTGGAGCACACCATCGAGCGGCTCCGCGAGTCCACCCACCGGGACTTCGAGATCATCGTCATCGTCGGGCACGACGACCCGGAGACCGCCGAGGTCGCCGAGCGGGCCGCCGCCCGCGACCCCGGCCGCGTACGGGTCGTCGTCGACACCCACGAGACCAAGAACAAGCCCAAGGCCCTCAACACCGCCCTGCCGTACTGCCGCGGCGACATCGTCGGCGTCTTCGACGCCGAGGACCAGGTCCACCCCGAACTCCTCGCCCACGTCGACCACGCCTTCACCGCCACCGGCGCCGACGTCGTCCAGGGCGGCGTCCAGCTGATCAACTTCCACTCCAGCTGGTACGCCCTGCGCAACTGCCTGGAGTACTTCTTCTGGTTCCGCAGCCGCCTCCACCTGCACGCCGCCAAGGGCTTCATCCCGCTCGGCGGCAACACCGTCTTCGTCCGCACCGACGTCCTGCGCGAAGCCGGCGGCTGGGACCAGAACTGCCTCGCCGAGGACTGCGACCTGGGCGTACGCCTCTCCTCCGCCGGCAAGAAGGTCGTCGTCGCCTACGACGCCGACATGGTCACCCGCGAGGAGACCCCCGGCACCCTGCTCGCCCTGCTCAAACAGCGCACCCGCTGGAACCAGGGCTTCCTCCAGGTGTACCGGAAGCGGGACTGGCGGCGGCTGCCCACGCTCGGCCAGCGCATGCTCGCCCGCTACACGCTCATGACACCGTTCATGCAGGCCTTCACCGGCGTCGTCATCCCGGTCAACGTGGCGATCGCGCTGTTCCTCGACGTCCCCGTCGGGATCGCCGTCATCTCCTTCCTGCCCGCGCTCACGGCGCTCGTGACGTTCGTCTTCGAGGTCGTCGGACTGCACGACTTCGGCACCCAGTACGGCCTGCGCGTCCGGCTCGTCCACTACCTCAAGCTCATCGCCGGCGGCCCCTTCTACCAGGTCCTGCTGGCCGGCGCCGCCGTCCGCGCCGTCTGGCGCGAACAGCGCGGCCGCAGCGACTGGGAGCTGACCAGCCACGTCGGCGCCCACCTCGTACGGGAGGAGGCCACCCGATGA
- a CDS encoding ATP-binding cassette domain-containing protein — MPGAIHAEGLVKTFGDVRALDGVDLDVPEGTVLGLLGPNGAGKTTTVRVLTTLLQPDSGRAVVAGIDVLKHPNEVRRSIGLSGQFAAVDEYLTGRENLHMVGRLYQMSGRAAKARADELLERFNLADAADRITKTYSGGMRRRLDLAAALVVSPPVMFMDEPTTGLDPRNRQALWEVIQELVAGGTTLLLTTQYLEEADNLAHEICVVDHGRVIARGTSDELKARTGGERVEVVVHAPEHIPTGREVLTVFGKGGDVTVEEHTRKLTVPVTGGAKLLAEVIRELDARGVEIDDIGLRRPTLDDVFISLTGHAAEAAAEDEESAGDDVRDSARRKEAVK, encoded by the coding sequence ATGCCAGGCGCCATTCATGCCGAAGGCCTGGTGAAGACCTTCGGCGACGTAAGAGCTCTGGACGGCGTGGACCTCGACGTCCCCGAGGGCACGGTCCTCGGCCTTCTCGGCCCGAACGGCGCCGGGAAGACCACGACCGTGCGCGTCCTCACCACGCTCCTCCAGCCGGACAGCGGCCGCGCGGTCGTCGCCGGGATCGACGTCCTCAAGCATCCCAACGAGGTCCGCCGCTCCATAGGCCTGTCCGGCCAGTTCGCCGCCGTCGACGAGTACCTGACCGGCCGCGAGAACCTGCACATGGTGGGACGGCTCTACCAGATGTCCGGCCGGGCCGCGAAGGCCCGCGCCGACGAACTGCTGGAGCGGTTCAACCTCGCCGACGCCGCCGACCGCATCACCAAGACCTACTCCGGCGGCATGCGGCGCAGGCTCGACCTGGCCGCCGCGCTCGTGGTCTCCCCGCCCGTGATGTTCATGGACGAGCCCACGACCGGCCTCGACCCGCGCAACCGCCAGGCGCTGTGGGAGGTCATCCAGGAACTCGTCGCGGGCGGCACGACGCTGCTGCTGACCACGCAGTACCTGGAGGAGGCCGACAACCTCGCCCATGAGATCTGCGTCGTCGACCACGGCCGGGTCATCGCCCGCGGCACCTCCGACGAGCTGAAGGCCCGCACCGGAGGCGAGCGCGTCGAGGTCGTCGTCCACGCGCCCGAGCACATCCCCACCGGCCGCGAGGTCCTCACCGTCTTCGGCAAGGGCGGCGACGTCACCGTCGAGGAGCACACCCGCAAGCTGACCGTCCCGGTCACCGGCGGCGCCAAGCTCCTCGCCGAGGTCATCCGCGAGCTGGACGCCCGGGGCGTCGAGATCGACGACATCGGGCTGCGCAGGCCCACCCTCGACGACGTCTTCATCTCGCTCACCGGCCACGCGGCGGAGGCCGCCGCCGAGGACGAGGAGAGCGCCGGCGACGACGTCCGCGACAGCGCCCGCAGGAAGGAGGCCGTGAAGTGA
- the greA gene encoding transcription elongation factor GreA → MTQTSENVTWLTQEAYNQLKAELEYLSGPARTEIAAKIAAAREEGDLRENGGYHAAKEEQGKQELRVRQLTQLLEHAKVGEAPSESGVVAPGMVVTIAFDGDEDDTLTFLLASREYASSDIETYSPQSPLGTGVNGKKVGEDAEYELPNGKKASVKILEAKPYQG, encoded by the coding sequence GTGACCCAGACCAGCGAGAACGTCACCTGGCTCACCCAGGAGGCGTACAACCAGCTCAAGGCCGAGCTGGAGTACCTGTCTGGTCCCGCGCGAACCGAGATCGCTGCCAAGATCGCGGCGGCGCGCGAGGAGGGCGACCTGCGCGAGAACGGCGGGTACCACGCGGCCAAGGAGGAGCAGGGCAAGCAGGAGCTGCGTGTGCGCCAGCTGACCCAGCTCCTGGAGCACGCGAAGGTGGGCGAGGCCCCCTCGGAGAGCGGCGTCGTCGCGCCCGGCATGGTCGTCACGATCGCCTTCGACGGCGACGAGGACGACACGCTGACGTTCCTGCTCGCCTCCCGCGAGTACGCGAGCTCCGACATCGAGACGTACTCCCCGCAGTCGCCGCTCGGCACCGGCGTGAACGGCAAGAAGGTCGGCGAGGACGCCGAGTACGAGCTGCCGAACGGCAAGAAGGCTTCCGTGAAGATCCTGGAGGCCAAGCCCTACCAGGGCTGA
- a CDS encoding DUF4307 domain-containing protein, translated as MTAAGEQLPEGRYGRSAEERTDRRLTIVGSVLGVLMLAFIGWLGWDYIASQKLSGEIIKFDVAAEDRLDVHLEIRKDAGMKGYCTVRALTADRAEVGRKDFRFDEAEARVDRVVSLRTTDRAANAELLGCTAD; from the coding sequence ATGACCGCGGCTGGTGAGCAGCTTCCCGAGGGCCGGTACGGCCGCTCCGCGGAGGAGCGCACCGACCGCCGGCTGACGATCGTGGGCTCGGTGCTGGGCGTCCTGATGCTGGCGTTCATCGGCTGGCTGGGCTGGGACTACATCGCGAGCCAGAAGCTCAGCGGGGAGATCATCAAGTTCGACGTGGCGGCCGAGGACCGGCTCGACGTGCACCTGGAGATCCGTAAGGACGCGGGCATGAAGGGCTACTGCACGGTCCGGGCCCTGACGGCGGACCGCGCCGAGGTGGGCCGCAAGGACTTCCGGTTCGACGAGGCGGAGGCGCGGGTCGACCGCGTGGTGAGCCTGCGCACGACCGACCGGGCGGCCAACGCCGAGCTGCTGGGCTGCACCGCGGACTGA